One part of the Vicia villosa cultivar HV-30 ecotype Madison, WI linkage group LG6, Vvil1.0, whole genome shotgun sequence genome encodes these proteins:
- the LOC131609424 gene encoding uncharacterized protein LOC131609424 isoform X1 produces MKLNRRRDKMGNWKKIQIPIPSSSGNQFYTPGHNLSVFGRNLTKDQLGGVIFGCKNSTIKECLTKQLFGLPAMHFSYVKHIQPGLPLFLFNYTDRMLHGIFEAAGNGRMNIDRYGWTADGKEMTQFPAQVQIRVQLHCRPLSEDKFRHAIADNYYHHNHFWFELDHGQTSQLIALLQPLAIAPADSVPQNMNRVTIPRSLPWHDPSWKAKTFKMPESEFEQYHSSRSSMISGSNESDLLDECFQPLDTSSVDKVEATQNETNAIWMKLKEISVAHPNQNLSWENNVNDAPYANENWSEGKHSVEQDENPSSPLEKEENPCSPSEKEYTTCSSFEKEENTGSPLKHQYNIAQLVQKIQELTDFKKAQVEKTNYLEQKLIKAELEIQLLKDRFVLFESTRDTSQTHVEETVVNPSAELHLDAKDSFFLIGGSDGESSLAAMDMYCTSQNVIKSLKPMNHLRSHASVVELNGEIYVFGGGNDHDWFDSVESYNPSYDNWTLCPSLNQKKGSLSGAALEGKIFAVGGGNGVECFSDVEMLDLDVGRWIPTRSMLNKRFALAAVELNGAIYATGGFDGNFYLNSVERFDPREHSWSKMPNMNTRRGCHSIVALNEKLYVLGGFDGETMVPSVEVFDPRLETWMMEETTMNHSRGYFAAAVVKDSIYAIGGVNDCQTIVNTVESYKEGEGWKEIYTSANVKRCFMSAIALA; encoded by the exons ATGAAGCTTAATCGGCGTCGTGATAA GATGGGGAATTGGAAGAAGATACAGATTCCTATTCCTAGTTCAAGTGGGAATCAGTTTTACACTCCTGGTCATAATCTATCTGTGTTTGGAAGAAATTTGACTAAGGATCAACTTGGTGGTGTTATATTTGGTTGCAAGAATTCCACTATCAAAGAATGCTTAACCAAACAACTCTTTG GATTACCGGCTATGCATTTCTCTTATGTGAAGCATATTCAACCTGGGTTGCCTCTGTTTTTGTTTAACTATACTGATAGGATGCTTCATGGGATTTTCGAAGCGGCTGGTAACGGAAGGATGAATATTGATCGTTATGGATGGACTGCTGATGGCAAAGAAATGACACAGTTTCCTGCTCAG GTGCAAATTCGAGTTCAATTGCATTGCCGGCCATTGTCCGAAGATAAATTTAGACATGCAATTGCTGATAACTACTACCACCATAACCATTTCTGGTTTGAGCTGGATCACGGACAAACAAGCCAATTGATTGCCTTACTACAACCCTTGGCAATTGCCCCCGCCGATTctgttccacagaatatgaatcgaGTAACTATACCACGAAGTCTTCCGTGGCACGATCCTTCATGGAAAGCTAAAACATTTAAAATGCCTGAATCAGAGTTCGAGCAGTATCACTCTTCCCGCTCAAGTATGATATCAGGTTCCAATGAGAGTGATTTGTTAGATGAATGCTTTCAGCCTTTGGATACTTCATCCGTTGATAAGGTGGAAGCAACACAAAATGAGACGAACGCCATATGGATGAAACTAAAGGAAATTTCAGTTGCTCATCCAAATCAAAATCTATCTTGGGAAAATAATGTAAATGATGCCCCTTATGCGAATGAGAATTGGTCCGAAGGAAAGCATTCTGTTGAGCAGGATGAGAATCCTAGTTCTCCATTAGAGAAGGAGGAGAATCCTTGTTCTCCATCCGAGAAGGAGTATACTACCTGTTCTTCATTTGAGAAGGAGGAGAatactggttctccactaaagcatcaatacaacatagctcag TTGGTGCAAAAGATCCAAGAACTGACAGATTTCAAAAAAGCTCAAGTTGAAAAGACTAACTACCTGGAGCAGAAGCTG ATAAAGGCAGAATTGGAAATTCAGCTTCTAAAAGACCGTTTTGTGCTGTTTGAATCTACGCGTGATACTTCTCAGACACATGTTGAGGAGACAGTAGTCAATCCATCTGCTGAGCTGCATTTAGATGCCAAAGATTCGTTCTTTTTAATAGGTGGCTCTGATGGAGAATCATCATTAGCAGCCATGGATATGTATTGTACTTCTCAGAATGTGATCAAATCTCTCAAGCCTATGAACCATCTCCGATCACATGCTTCAGTTGTAGAGTTGAATGGCGAGATTTATGTTTTTGGTGGTGGAAATGATCATGATTGGTTTGACTCAG TTGAATCATACAATCCAAGTTATGACAACTGGACCTTGTGTCCCTCCTTGAACCAAAAGAAAGGAAGCTTGTCCGGTGCTGCTTTGGAAGGAAAAATATTTGCTGTTGGAGGTGGCAACGGCGTTGAGTGCTTTTCAGATGTTGAGATGCTTGATTTAGATGTTGGGCGGTGGATCCCCACACGTTCAATGCTTAACAAG AGATTCGCTCTTGCTGCAGTAGAACTCAATGGTGCAATTTACGCTACTGGTGGATTTGATGGAAATTTCTATTTAAA CTCTGTCGAAAGATTTGATCCCAGGGAACATTCTTGGTCCAAAATGCCAAACATGAATACAAGGCGTGGCTGTCACTCAATAGTTGCTCTAAATGAGAAATT GTATGTGTTAGGCGGCTTTGATGGTGAAACAATGGTTCCAAGTGTTGAAGTCTTTGATCCTCGTCTCGAGACATGGATGATGGAGGAAACAACAATGAATCATTCTAGGGGGTATTTTGCTGCTGCAGTTGTCAAAGATTCCATCTATGCGATTGGTGGTGTTAATGATTGTCAAACTATTGTAAATACT GTTGAGAGTTATAAAGAAGGTGAAGGATGGAAGGAAATTTACACATCAGCAAATGTCAAAAGGTGTTTCATGTCAGCCATTGCTCTGGCATGA
- the LOC131609424 gene encoding uncharacterized protein LOC131609424 isoform X2, which yields MGNWKKIQIPIPSSSGNQFYTPGHNLSVFGRNLTKDQLGGVIFGCKNSTIKECLTKQLFGLPAMHFSYVKHIQPGLPLFLFNYTDRMLHGIFEAAGNGRMNIDRYGWTADGKEMTQFPAQVQIRVQLHCRPLSEDKFRHAIADNYYHHNHFWFELDHGQTSQLIALLQPLAIAPADSVPQNMNRVTIPRSLPWHDPSWKAKTFKMPESEFEQYHSSRSSMISGSNESDLLDECFQPLDTSSVDKVEATQNETNAIWMKLKEISVAHPNQNLSWENNVNDAPYANENWSEGKHSVEQDENPSSPLEKEENPCSPSEKEYTTCSSFEKEENTGSPLKHQYNIAQLVQKIQELTDFKKAQVEKTNYLEQKLIKAELEIQLLKDRFVLFESTRDTSQTHVEETVVNPSAELHLDAKDSFFLIGGSDGESSLAAMDMYCTSQNVIKSLKPMNHLRSHASVVELNGEIYVFGGGNDHDWFDSVESYNPSYDNWTLCPSLNQKKGSLSGAALEGKIFAVGGGNGVECFSDVEMLDLDVGRWIPTRSMLNKRFALAAVELNGAIYATGGFDGNFYLNSVERFDPREHSWSKMPNMNTRRGCHSIVALNEKLYVLGGFDGETMVPSVEVFDPRLETWMMEETTMNHSRGYFAAAVVKDSIYAIGGVNDCQTIVNTVESYKEGEGWKEIYTSANVKRCFMSAIALA from the exons ATGGGGAATTGGAAGAAGATACAGATTCCTATTCCTAGTTCAAGTGGGAATCAGTTTTACACTCCTGGTCATAATCTATCTGTGTTTGGAAGAAATTTGACTAAGGATCAACTTGGTGGTGTTATATTTGGTTGCAAGAATTCCACTATCAAAGAATGCTTAACCAAACAACTCTTTG GATTACCGGCTATGCATTTCTCTTATGTGAAGCATATTCAACCTGGGTTGCCTCTGTTTTTGTTTAACTATACTGATAGGATGCTTCATGGGATTTTCGAAGCGGCTGGTAACGGAAGGATGAATATTGATCGTTATGGATGGACTGCTGATGGCAAAGAAATGACACAGTTTCCTGCTCAG GTGCAAATTCGAGTTCAATTGCATTGCCGGCCATTGTCCGAAGATAAATTTAGACATGCAATTGCTGATAACTACTACCACCATAACCATTTCTGGTTTGAGCTGGATCACGGACAAACAAGCCAATTGATTGCCTTACTACAACCCTTGGCAATTGCCCCCGCCGATTctgttccacagaatatgaatcgaGTAACTATACCACGAAGTCTTCCGTGGCACGATCCTTCATGGAAAGCTAAAACATTTAAAATGCCTGAATCAGAGTTCGAGCAGTATCACTCTTCCCGCTCAAGTATGATATCAGGTTCCAATGAGAGTGATTTGTTAGATGAATGCTTTCAGCCTTTGGATACTTCATCCGTTGATAAGGTGGAAGCAACACAAAATGAGACGAACGCCATATGGATGAAACTAAAGGAAATTTCAGTTGCTCATCCAAATCAAAATCTATCTTGGGAAAATAATGTAAATGATGCCCCTTATGCGAATGAGAATTGGTCCGAAGGAAAGCATTCTGTTGAGCAGGATGAGAATCCTAGTTCTCCATTAGAGAAGGAGGAGAATCCTTGTTCTCCATCCGAGAAGGAGTATACTACCTGTTCTTCATTTGAGAAGGAGGAGAatactggttctccactaaagcatcaatacaacatagctcag TTGGTGCAAAAGATCCAAGAACTGACAGATTTCAAAAAAGCTCAAGTTGAAAAGACTAACTACCTGGAGCAGAAGCTG ATAAAGGCAGAATTGGAAATTCAGCTTCTAAAAGACCGTTTTGTGCTGTTTGAATCTACGCGTGATACTTCTCAGACACATGTTGAGGAGACAGTAGTCAATCCATCTGCTGAGCTGCATTTAGATGCCAAAGATTCGTTCTTTTTAATAGGTGGCTCTGATGGAGAATCATCATTAGCAGCCATGGATATGTATTGTACTTCTCAGAATGTGATCAAATCTCTCAAGCCTATGAACCATCTCCGATCACATGCTTCAGTTGTAGAGTTGAATGGCGAGATTTATGTTTTTGGTGGTGGAAATGATCATGATTGGTTTGACTCAG TTGAATCATACAATCCAAGTTATGACAACTGGACCTTGTGTCCCTCCTTGAACCAAAAGAAAGGAAGCTTGTCCGGTGCTGCTTTGGAAGGAAAAATATTTGCTGTTGGAGGTGGCAACGGCGTTGAGTGCTTTTCAGATGTTGAGATGCTTGATTTAGATGTTGGGCGGTGGATCCCCACACGTTCAATGCTTAACAAG AGATTCGCTCTTGCTGCAGTAGAACTCAATGGTGCAATTTACGCTACTGGTGGATTTGATGGAAATTTCTATTTAAA CTCTGTCGAAAGATTTGATCCCAGGGAACATTCTTGGTCCAAAATGCCAAACATGAATACAAGGCGTGGCTGTCACTCAATAGTTGCTCTAAATGAGAAATT GTATGTGTTAGGCGGCTTTGATGGTGAAACAATGGTTCCAAGTGTTGAAGTCTTTGATCCTCGTCTCGAGACATGGATGATGGAGGAAACAACAATGAATCATTCTAGGGGGTATTTTGCTGCTGCAGTTGTCAAAGATTCCATCTATGCGATTGGTGGTGTTAATGATTGTCAAACTATTGTAAATACT GTTGAGAGTTATAAAGAAGGTGAAGGATGGAAGGAAATTTACACATCAGCAAATGTCAAAAGGTGTTTCATGTCAGCCATTGCTCTGGCATGA